Below is a window of Halomicrobium mukohataei DSM 12286 DNA.
ACGGCGTCGGTGTCGGAGCTCATTTCTTGACGTACCCTCCCTCTCGCCCGCTGTATCTGATCTCGTCGCGCGCTTGGAGATCCTGTAGCGTCTCGTCCAGTTGCGCTTCGATGTCGTCGGTCACTGCCGCGACCAGCTCGTCCCACTCGTAGCTGTCGCCGTCGGCGAGGGTCGAGAGAACCCGGTCTTCCAGACGCTGACCCTGGGGGTCGGCGTCCGATTGTTCCCCTTCACCGCCTTCAGCTACTGTCGACGGTTCGATCGAAGACGAGTCGGCAGTAAAACCACGTCTCCCGGCCTGTACCATCGATCTGACGAACTCGCTGAGGCTCATGTCGAGTTCGTCGGCGTGTGCCTGCCACTCCTGTTTCTGATAGGTCGGAACGTAGGACTGAATCCTCGCCCGGGAGGTGTCGACGCCGCTGTCACGTGCCATATCGATCCCGTCACTTCCCAGCCACATCAATCTAACTCACAATCACAGA
It encodes the following:
- a CDS encoding DUF5805 domain-containing protein, with translation MARDSGVDTSRARIQSYVPTYQKQEWQAHADELDMSLSEFVRSMVQAGRRGFTADSSSIEPSTVAEGGEGEQSDADPQGQRLEDRVLSTLADGDSYEWDELVAAVTDDIEAQLDETLQDLQARDEIRYSGREGGYVKK